A genomic segment from Salvelinus namaycush isolate Seneca unplaced genomic scaffold, SaNama_1.0 Scaffold420, whole genome shotgun sequence encodes:
- the LOC120041230 gene encoding zinc finger protein 79-like, with protein GKSFTQLGSLKEHMRLHTGERPYHCSQCGKSFNQSGSLKAHERIHAGEKPYHCSHCAKRFIQLGSLKEHMRVHTGEKPYHCSQCAKRFTHLGNLKEHKRLHTGEKPYHCSRCSKHFTHLGNLKEHMRLHTGEKPYKCSDCGKTYYSSQSLKHHVRIHTGENNYLS; from the exons ggaaagagttttacccaattaggaagcctgaaagaacacatgagactgcacacaggggagaggccttaccactgctcccagtgtggaaagagttttaaccagtcaggaagcctgaaagctcatgagcgaatacacgcaggggagaagccttaccactgctcacatTGTGCAAAGCGTTTTATCcaattaggaagcctgaaagaacacatgagagtgcacacaggggagaagccttaccactgctcccagtgtgcaaAGCGTTTTACCCATTTAGGAAACCTGAAAGAACACAAgagactgcacacaggggagaagccttaccactgctcccggTGTTCAAAGCATTTTACCCATTTAGGAaacctgaaa gaacacatgagactgcacacaggggagaagccttacaaatgctcagactgtgggaagacatattactcatcacagtcacttaaaCATCATGtgcgaatccacacaggagagaataatTACCTCTCCTAG